ATCGGCGCTGAGAAGCTTAACTTCCGTGTTCGGTATGGGAACGGGTGTGACCTTCTCGCTATCGCCACCGGACTATGTAATTGAAGAAACTTCGTTCCCTCAAAACTAGATAATGCATGAAGAAGCATTTGCCGAGTATTCACCAATGACTTGTCTAGCTTCGGCTCCTAACTTCTCGGCCGTTTCGATCCGTCCCTCCAAATCCCAAAACCAGGATTTGAATGGCCGGCTCTCCAACGTCTCTCGAAGTTGAACAGTCGCCTCCGCTTTTCGTTTTGGTTAAGTCCTCGATCGATTAGTATCAGTCAGCTCCACATGTCGCCACGCTTCCACCTCTGACCTATCAACCTGATCATCTTTCAGGGATCTTACTAGCTTGACGCTATGGGAAATCTCATCTCGAGGGGGCTTCATGCTTAGATGCTTTCAGCACTTATCCCTTCCGCACATAGCTACCCAGCGATGCCTTTGGCAAGACAACTGGTACACCAGCGGTGCGTCCATCCCGGTCCTCTCGTACTAAGGACAGCTCCTCTCAAATTTCCTGCGCCCACGACGGATAGGGACCGAACTGTCTCACGACGTTCTGAACCCAGCTCGCGTACCGCTTTAATGGGCGAACAGCCCAACCCTTGGGACCGACTACAGCCCCAGGATGCGATGAGCCGACATCGAGGTGCCAAACCTCCCCGTCGATGTGGACTCTTGGGGGAGATAAGCCTGTTATCCCCGGGGTAGCTTTTATCCGTTGAGCGATGGCCCTTCCATGCGGAACCACCGGATCACTAAGCCCGACTTTCGTCCCTGCTCGACTTGTAGGTCTCGCAGTCAAGCTCCCTTGTGCCTTTACACTCTGCGAATGATTTCCAACCATTCTGAGGGAACCTTTGGGCGCCTCCGTTACTTTTTAGGAGGCGACCGCCCCAGTCAAACTGCCCACCTGACACTGTCTCCCGCCCCGATAAGGGGCGCGGGTTAGAATTTCAATACAGCCAGGGTAGTATCCCACCGACGCCTCCACCGAAGCTGGCGCTCCGGCTTCTCAGGCTCCTACCTATCCTGTACAAGCTGTACCAAAATTCAATATCAGGCTACAGTAAAGCTCCACGGGGTCTTTCCGTCCTGTCGCGGGTAACCTGCATCTTCACAGGTACTATAATTTCACCGAGTCTCTCGTTGAGACAGTGCCCAGATCGTTACGCCTTTCGTGCGGGTCGGAACTTACCCGACAAGGAATTTCGCTACCTTAGGACCGTTATAGTTACGGCCGCCGTTTACTGGGGCTTCGATTCAAAGCTTCGCTTGCGCTAACCTCTCCTCTTAACCTTCCAGCACCGGGCAGGCGTCAGCCCCTATACTTCGCCTTGCGGCTTCGCAGAGACCTGTGTTTTTGCTAAACAGTCGCCTGGGCCTATTCACTGCGGCTCATCAGGGCTATTCACCCTAATGAGCACCCCTTCTCCCGAAGTTACGGGGTCATTTTGCCGAGTTCCTTAACGAGAGTTCTCTCGCTCACCTTAGGATTCTCTCCTCGCCTACCTGTGTCGGTTTGCGGTACGGGCACCTTTTCCCTCGCTAGAGGCTTTTCTTGGCAGTGTGGAATCAGGAACTTCGGTACTAAATTTCCCTCGCCGTCACAGCTCAGCCTGTGTGGTAACGGGATTTGCCTCGTTACCGGCCTAACTGCTTGGACGCGCTAATCCAGCAGCGCGCTTACCCTATCCTCCTGCGTCCCCCCATTGCTCAAACGGTAAAGAGGTGGTACAGGAATATCAACCTGTTGTCCATCGCCTACGCTTTTCAGCCTCGGCTTAGGTCCCGACTAACCCTGAGCGGACGAGCCTTCCTCAGGAAACCTTAGGCATTCGGTGGATGGGATTCTCACCCATCTTTCGCTACTCATACCGGCATTCTCACTTCTAAGCGCTCCACCAGTCCTTGCGGTCTGGCTTCAACGCCCTTAGAACGCTCTCCTACCACTGACATCGGAAGATGTCAATCCACAGCTTCGGTGATACGTTTAGCCCCGGTACATTTTCGGCGCGGAGTCACTCGACCAGTGAGCTATTACGCACTCTTTAAATGGTGGCTGCTTCTAAGCCAACATCCTGGTTGTCTAAGCAACTCCACATCCTTTTCCACTTAACGTATACTTTGGGACCTTAGCTGGTGGTCTGGGCTGTTTCCCTCTTGACTACGGATCTTATCACTCGCAGTCTGACTCCCATGGATAAGTCTTTGGCATTCGGAGTTTGTCTGAATTCGGTAACCCGATGGGGGCCCCTAGTCCAAACAGTGCTCTACCTCCAAGACTCTTACTACATGAGGCTAGCCCTAAAGCTATTTCGGAGAGAACCAGCTATCTCCAAGTTCGATTGGAATTTCTCCGCTACCCACACCTCATCCCCGCACTTTTCAACGTGCGTGGGTTCGGGCCTCCATCCAGTGTTACCTGGACTTCACCCTGGACATGGGTAGATCACCTGGTTTCGGGTCTACGACCACATACTCATTCGCCCTATTCAGACTCGCTTTCGCTGCGGCTCCGTCTCATCAACTTAACCTCGCATGTAATCGTAACTCGCCGGTTCATTCTACAAAAGGCACGCTATCACCCATTAACGGGCTCTAACTACTTGTAGGCACACGGTTTCAGGATCTCTTTCACTCCCCTTCCGGGGTGCTTTTCACCTTTCCCTCACGGTACTGGTTCACTATCGGTCACTAGGGAGTATTTAGCCTTGGGAGATGGTCCTCCCTGCTTCCGACGGGATTTCTCGTGTCCCGCCGTACTCAGGATCCACTCTGGAGGGAACGAAGTTTCAACTACAGGGCTTTTACCTTCTCTGGCCGGCCTTTCCAGACCTGTTCATTTACCTCGTTCCTTTGTAACTCCGTGTAGAGTGTCCTACAACCCCAAGAGGCAAGCCTCTTGGTTTGGGCTAATCCCGTTTCGCTCGCCGCTACTCAGGGAATCGCATTTGCTTTCTCTTCCTCCGGGTACTTAGATGTTTCAGTTCCCCGGGTCTGCCTTCTATACCCTATGTATTCAGGTAAAGATCCTATCCCATTACGGATAGGGGTTTCCCCATTCGGAAATCTCCGGATCAAAGCTTACTTACAGCTCCCCGAAGCATATCGGTGTTAGTACCGTCCTTCATCGGCTCCTAGTGCCAAGGCATTCACCGTGCGCCCTTTCTAACTTAACCTACTTCGGCCAATGATAAGCGGCGAATCTCTGCGTCAGCTCCGTCACTGTGCTCCTCACGTACTCTCGTACGCTCCGGTGCTCGTTCGGTCGCTTCCTTGATCTTCTTGCTTCTCATTGCCCTCATGGTTTGTGCTCTTACTTCGTTTTAAAACAAAAATAAGAGAAAAAAACTAAGATGGCGATTACTCGGTTATTGCTTCTTCATTAACGTTATCTAGTTTTCAAAGAACGAATCTTTCATTGAGAGATTGAACTCTCAAAACTGAACGAACAAAACACGTCGCGTTTCATGTAAATATCCTTAGAAAGGAGGTGATCCAGCCGCACCTTCCGATACGGCTACCTTGTTACGACTTCACCCCAATCATCTGTCCCACCTTAGGCGGCTGGCTCCAAAAGGTTACCCCACCGACTTCGGGTGTTACAAACTCTCGTGGTGTGACGGGCGGTGTGTACAAGGCCCGGGAACGTATTCACCGCGGCATGCTGATCCGCGATTACTAGCGATTCCGGCTTCATGCAGGCGAGTTGCAGCCTGCAATCCGAACTGAGAATGGTTTTATGGGATTCGCTTAACCTCGCGGTCTCGCAGCCCTTTGTACCATCCATTGTAGCACGTGTGTAGCCCAGGTCATAAGGGGCATGATGATTTGACGTCATCCCCACCTTCCTCCGGTTTGTCACCGGCAGTCACCTTAGAGTGCCCAACTGAATGCTGGCAACTAAGATCAAGGGTTGCGCTCGTTGCGGGACTTAACCCAACATCTCACGACACGAGCTGACGACAACCATGCACCACCTGTCATCCTGTCCCCCGAAGGGGAACGCCCTATCTCTAGGGTTGTCAGGAGATGTCAAGACCTGGTAAGGTTCTTCGCGTTGCTTCGAATTAAACCACATGCTCCACCGCTTGTGCGGGCCCCCGTCAATTCCTTTGAGTTTCAGCCTTGCGGCCGTACTCCCCAGGCGGAGTGCTTAATGCGTTTGCTGCAGCACTAAAGGGCGGAAACCCTCTAACACTTAGCACTCATCGTTTACGGCGTGGACTACCAGGGTATCTAATCCTGTTTGCTCCCCACGCTTTCGCGCCTCAGCGTCAGTTACAGACCAAAGAGTCGCCTTCGCCACTGGTGTTCCTCCACATCTCTACGCATTTCACCGCTACACGTGGAATTCCACTCTTCTCTTCTGCACTCAAGTTCCCCAGTTTCCAATGACCCTCCCCGGTTGAGCCGGGGGCTTTCACATCAGACTTAAGGAACCGCCTGCGCGCGCTTTACGCCCAATAATTCCGGACAACGCTTGCCACCTACGTATTACCGCGGCTGCTGGCACGTAGTTAGCCGTGGCTTTCTGGTTAGGTACCGTCAAGGTACCGGCAGTTACTCCGGTACTTGTTCTTCCCTAACAACAGAGTTTTACGATCCGAAAACCTTCATCACTCACGCGGCGTTGCTCCGTCAGACTTTCGTCCATTGCGGAAGATTCCCTACTGCTGCCTCCCGTAGGAGTCTGGGCCGTGTCTCAGTCCCAGTGTGGCCGATCACCCTCTCAGGTCGGCTACGCATCGTTGCCTTGGTGAGCCGTTACCTCACCAACTAGCTAATGCGCCGCGGGCCCATCTGTAAGTGATAGCCGAAACCATCTTTCAGCTTTCCCTCATGTGAGGGAAAGAATTATCCGGTATTAGCCCCGGTTTCCCGGAGTTATCCCAGTCTTACAGGCAGGTTGCCCACGTGTTACTCACCCGTCCGCCGCTGACTTCAGGGAGCAAGCTCCCATCTGTCCGCTCGACTTGCATGTATTAGGCACGCCGCCAGCGTTCGTCCTGAGCCAGGATCAAACTCTCCATATAAGAGTTGATTAAGCTCATAAGTTGTCTTTTCAAAAAAGACTAAAGAATTAACGTTGACGTTTTTGTTCGTTCAGTTTTCAAAGATCAATCAGAAAGTTTGGAGCGGGTGAAGGGAATCGAACCCTCATCATCAGCTTGGAAGGCTGAGGTTTTACCACTAAACTACACCCGCATATAAAATTATTGTTTCCCGAATGGTCGGGAAGACAGGATTCGAACCTGCGACCCCTTGGTCCCAAACCAAGTGCTCTACCAAGCTGAGCTACTCCCCGTAATATGGCGCGCCCGAGAGGAGTCGAACCCCTAACCTTTTGATCCGTAGTCAAACGCTCTATCCAATTGAGCTACGGGCGCATCTTTTAAAGCAACTCTTATATTATATCAACCTAGATTTCAAAAGTCAACAACTTTTTTGGTGCGGCCGAGAGGACTTGAACCTCCACGGGGTTGCCCCCACTAGGCCCTCAACCTAGCGCGTCTGCCATTCCGCCACGACCGCTTAATGAAGCGACAAGTAACATCATACCAAAACGTAGCACTTATCTCAATGGTAATTAATGGTGCGGGTGAAGGGAGTCGAACCCCCACGCCTTGCGGCGCCAGATCCTAAGTCTGGTGCGTCTGCCAATTCCGCCACACCCGCAATATGAAATTAAAATGGTGAGCCATGAAGGACTCGAACCTTCGACCCTCTGATTAAAAGTCAGATGCTCTACCGACTGAGCTAATGGCTCATACTTTTATGAGACTTCCTAAAGCCTGTTGTGTGCAGTCAGATGTTCCAAAGCTAAACGCTTTGTCACGGATTGCTATTCGGATGAAGAAATTCACTGATGCTGCAATCTGCTCTACCGACTGAGCTAATGGCTCATCAAAAATGGCTGGGCTAGCAGGATTCGAACCTGCGAGTGACGGAGTCAAAGTCCGGTGCCTTACCGCTTGGCTATAGCCCAATAACAAATGGCGGTCCCGACGGGAATCGAACCCGCGATCTCCTGCGTGACAGGCAGGCATGTTAACCGCTACACCACGGGACCATCCACATAAAACCGTCGGAAACAAAAAAGTGACCCGTACGGGATTCGAACCCGTGTTACCGCCGTGAAAGGGCGGTGTCTTAACCGCTTGACCAACGGGCCATTGTGAGAATTTTCTGGCGGAGAAGGAGGGATTTGAACCCTCGCGCCGCTTACGCGACCTACACCCTTAGCAGGGGCGCCTCTTCAGCCACTTGAGTACTTCCCCAAATATGGCTCCGCAGGCAGGATTCGAACCTGCGACCGTTCGGTTAACAGCCGAATGCTCTACCACTGAGCTACTGCGGAATAATAATGAACTTTATCGATAAAACAGTTAACATCTTATCGACTCTTCATATTATAAGGACGGAGGCTATAAAAGTCAAGCTTGTTTTTAGAAGAATTTATTAGCCGTTTATCCTGTTTTGTCCTGCGACAATTATTAAATATAAAGTGTACTTAATCTAATGTCAATTCTTTTTTAAACTAATTTCCCCTTGCATTTACCGCAAACATATTTCCTCGTATCAACCATTCTTTTTCTTTGATAAGTTTGACCGCATTCCTTACACATATAAACAAGAATCTTAGCAGATCTATTTGTTTTTGGATGATCAGGCAAGGCCGAACAAAATCGAGGTGCTCCCACTTTTTTCATTAGCATTCTGAAATCCTGATCACGATGTTTATATCCTTTTCCTTCTAAATGCAAATGATAATGACAAAGCTCGTGCTTAATAATTCCTTCTAATTCTCCGACCCCAAGCTGCTCATAATACTTTTTGTTTATTTCAACATGATGTGAACTCAGCATATATCTTCCGCCAGTCGACCTGAGGCGTGAATTAAAATAAGCCTGATGGCGAAAGGGCTTGCCGA
This window of the Cytobacillus pseudoceanisediminis genome carries:
- a CDS encoding SprT family protein, whose protein sequence is MNDQELQTLVEKISLESFGKPFRHQAYFNSRLRSTGGRYMLSSHHVEINKKYYEQLGVGELEGIIKHELCHYHLHLEGKGYKHRDQDFRMLMKKVGAPRFCSALPDHPKTNRSAKILVYMCKECGQTYQRKRMVDTRKYVCGKCKGKLV